TCTTGTGAACCCCATGTTGTGTTATTGTTGTTAGCAGCAATATCATGGGATTTGTTGTGTTTTGTACAAGGTTCTTGATTATTGTTGATCAAGGGTAAATTAGgaagttttttttcaattgatgatgatgaagaacaTTGTTCCATTTTTTCAAGTAATCTTGGTACCCATAGATTCTTGATTGCTTCAACAAACTTCTTGCTATTTGAATCAACTTTAAGTTGTCTTGCTTGTTTTTGTACCCTCGTTCTCCAGTAGTTCTTGATTTCATTATCCGTTCTTCCCGGTAAATGCTGAGCAATCTTTGACCACCTAGAAGGTATAaacgaattcaaaatttaaatttaataataaaattcgaGAATCTTGAGTTATTTGAACTTAAAAAAGGTAATGACAGTTCGATACACAAAATATCTACATTGATATAAACAACAACCTAGTGACACGAATATCGAAAGTTGACTATAATGACTCAAACTCGTAAACTATagattatacaaatttaaatttacctATTTCCCCATTTAGAGTGAAGTTCAAGAATTAATAGTTGTTCTTGTGGAGTGAGATTTCCACGTTTAATATCTGGTTTTAAATAATTCAGCCACCTTAATCTACAACTTTTTCCTGTTCTTTTCAatcctgcaaaaaaaaaaaaaatttaataaacaaacaaataaataaaaagaatagaattttcttttcttataccAATATTATACAATTTTGATACATATCTTTCACATTTAGCTAAATGACAATTCAAAAAaagtgtatatttttttaataaaaatatttgttacttaaattcaagaattatataaaatatataaaaaaaaataaaaaaattaccagCACATTTTGCTAAGGCATTCCAACGACCTTCGCCATGAGtagaaatataatgaataaGAAGATTATCTTCTTCAAGAGTCCATGGACCTCTTCTTAGCTCAAATAATTCatctttatttgataaaatattattattattattactcataatttagaaagaagagagagtagaaaagaaaaaaaaagattttttttttttaagtaagtTGATGAAGAATGAAAGAGAATTTAAAGCAAAGTGAAGTATTATATAGATGATGACAATAAAGGATTTTTCTTATACGTGtctaaaggagaaaaataataataatatgaatttattttttttccacatGAAAATAGTACTAAAAACTcaaatggaatttttttttgttttttttttgtgtgttttaagagtatgaaaatatattgtGTCATTTTAGTAAACaagagaataataataataatgatctTTGTATGAGCATCTAAATACATGTGGATGGACCCCTTTTCTTTCACTTGTGAATGAATATTGACCATATAAATTTCAACACTCTTTGGTCCTCCACcccctaaaaatatattttaaaaaattaatgttactttaaatataatt
This DNA window, taken from Solanum lycopersicum chromosome 5, SLM_r2.1, encodes the following:
- the LOC101244584 gene encoding MYB-like transcription factor EOBI; this encodes MSNNNNNILSNKDELFELRRGPWTLEEDNLLIHYISTHGEGRWNALAKCAGLKRTGKSCRLRWLNYLKPDIKRGNLTPQEQLLILELHSKWGNRWSKIAQHLPGRTDNEIKNYWRTRVQKQARQLKVDSNSKKFVEAIKNLWVPRLLEKMEQCSSSSSIEKKLPNLPLINNNQEPCTKHNKSHDIAANNNNTTWGSQESSLDSMHVLNENMNSTHQYDECYHVGSFIQQPEHLTYQEMSISECDVAEADWLNDEGSLWNMDEFWQFKKLGDVDI